In a single window of the Halobacteriovorax sp. DA5 genome:
- a CDS encoding ATP-binding protein, translated as MNTQQLIDLLKLGNFEEQNVRVAVFDENACFLFVSTTLFGFSEDYLGMSVYDYYKGHLSESEVLKVKNCFARALNGEFSREQIILTNRLNRDAITWDVEFNPFIDDEGNKRVLSKIRPHEVNLTTSSTNFFIREMVEQSSDIFTVFDKDYNFVYVSKADATWNGKPLVGLNIKDVVSGKNLKKFYQRADRAKESVGEIITDTVFMEMGDDEESVFECSMEYHDFNQLGHYFLDRTADVTERFRRNREIDSQKATIDKMSKWTALGQMAANIAHEVNNPLAIIELQVQAIERRGETISSEQLLEKIRSIGEQKNRIANIVSSLNIYSQDDRSMREMTSLSSIVHDSIALFKTGLVDESLRIVFSNDADSDLVNINSSEIIQVLINLFNNSHDAIAGLKEQWIEINLLDDAQHVILEVLDSGQGIEKDIAQKIFNRFYTTKSKEKGTGLGLNISREIIMDHGGSLTYDPDSEYTTFSISLPKSELL; from the coding sequence ATGAACACACAGCAACTGATCGATTTATTAAAGCTTGGAAATTTTGAAGAGCAAAATGTTCGAGTTGCTGTGTTTGATGAAAATGCTTGTTTCCTCTTTGTTTCAACAACTCTTTTTGGATTCTCTGAAGATTATCTTGGAATGAGTGTTTATGATTACTACAAAGGTCACTTAAGCGAATCTGAAGTTTTAAAAGTTAAGAATTGTTTTGCAAGAGCGCTAAACGGAGAGTTTAGCCGAGAGCAGATTATACTTACGAATCGACTTAATCGAGATGCTATTACTTGGGATGTCGAATTTAATCCTTTTATTGACGATGAAGGCAATAAGAGAGTTTTATCTAAGATTCGCCCGCATGAAGTTAATCTTACTACTAGCTCGACAAATTTCTTTATTAGAGAAATGGTTGAGCAAAGTTCTGATATTTTCACTGTCTTTGATAAGGATTATAACTTTGTCTACGTTTCAAAAGCGGATGCGACTTGGAATGGAAAGCCTCTCGTTGGGCTAAATATTAAAGATGTTGTAAGTGGAAAAAATCTTAAGAAATTCTATCAACGTGCTGATCGAGCAAAAGAATCTGTCGGTGAAATTATCACTGATACTGTTTTTATGGAAATGGGAGATGATGAGGAGTCAGTTTTTGAATGCTCAATGGAGTATCATGACTTCAATCAGCTAGGTCACTACTTTCTTGATCGTACGGCCGATGTTACGGAACGCTTCCGTCGTAACCGCGAAATTGATTCTCAAAAAGCAACAATTGATAAAATGAGTAAGTGGACGGCCCTCGGACAAATGGCCGCCAATATAGCTCATGAAGTGAATAATCCATTAGCAATCATCGAACTGCAGGTTCAGGCCATTGAGCGACGTGGTGAAACGATTAGTTCAGAGCAATTATTAGAGAAAATTCGCTCAATTGGTGAGCAAAAAAATCGAATTGCAAATATTGTTAGCTCTCTCAATATTTATTCTCAAGATGATCGCTCAATGCGTGAGATGACAAGCTTGTCTTCGATTGTTCATGACTCTATTGCATTATTTAAAACAGGGCTTGTTGACGAAAGTCTTCGCATCGTTTTTTCAAATGATGCTGATTCGGATCTCGTGAATATTAACTCATCAGAGATTATTCAAGTTTTAATCAACTTATTTAACAACTCTCACGATGCGATTGCTGGACTTAAAGAGCAATGGATTGAAATTAATCTTCTAGATGATGCTCAACACGTTATCCTTGAGGTATTAGATAGTGGGCAAGGGATTGAAAAAGATATAGCTCAAAAAATCTTTAATCGTTTCTATACAACTAAAAGTAAAGAAAAGGGAACAGGTCTTGGCCTAAATATTAGCCGTGAAATTATTATGGATCACGGTGGAAGTTTAACGTACGACCCAGACTCTGAATATACGACTTTCTCTATAAGCCTTCCAAAGTCTGAGCTACTTTAA
- a CDS encoding triacylglycerol lipase: MRFLVLSFLFLFSISASATCSTSDSHKSHDVVFIHGIASNKGAFGHWAEYLKKYHPNECINSHFFEYDTGNNKLNLEDFIQSFDSYMHKNFEHSNSKITIVAHSQGGLITMFWLKSMDEAQDPIRHRVKNIMTMATPYYGAIIANLGYSLGTFVLPILGKKELKNMKIGSKKVVETLEFFKSSHFKDIISDKNFVTISATLAPSIFDIEGDFAVAPFSSNPNIKNEQEASTHYNIDGVHLRFRLFGTPATTLVSKYCLISPARCENSSLAIFEKEFLGNQKVKINYAKDINTFAVYLRTKEKGPFWVHSNNIQRGLRLSFIHIRDDLYFYKGYLIDGDTSAELIVSHGNRTSVIEVNSGQTSYLTH; encoded by the coding sequence TTGAGATTTTTAGTATTATCTTTTTTATTTCTATTTTCAATTAGTGCTAGTGCTACTTGTAGCACTAGTGACTCTCATAAAAGTCACGATGTGGTCTTTATCCATGGGATCGCAAGCAATAAGGGTGCTTTTGGCCATTGGGCCGAGTACTTAAAAAAATATCACCCCAATGAGTGTATCAACTCTCATTTTTTTGAATACGACACAGGAAATAATAAATTAAATCTTGAAGACTTTATCCAAAGTTTTGATTCCTACATGCATAAGAATTTTGAACATAGTAATTCAAAAATTACAATCGTTGCCCACTCCCAAGGTGGCCTTATTACGATGTTTTGGCTTAAGAGTATGGATGAGGCCCAAGATCCGATTCGTCATCGAGTAAAGAATATCATGACAATGGCGACACCTTATTATGGAGCGATTATTGCAAACCTAGGCTATTCCTTAGGGACATTTGTGTTGCCAATTCTTGGTAAGAAAGAATTAAAAAATATGAAAATTGGCTCTAAGAAAGTTGTTGAAACATTGGAGTTCTTCAAGAGTTCTCATTTTAAGGATATTATTTCTGATAAAAACTTTGTCACGATTTCAGCGACGCTGGCACCGAGTATATTTGATATTGAAGGGGATTTTGCCGTGGCCCCTTTTAGTTCAAATCCAAATATAAAAAATGAACAAGAGGCTTCGACTCATTATAATATCGACGGTGTTCATTTAAGATTTCGCCTTTTTGGAACACCTGCTACAACCCTTGTATCAAAGTACTGTCTTATTTCACCTGCTCGTTGTGAAAACTCAAGTTTGGCGATTTTTGAAAAAGAATTTCTAGGTAATCAGAAAGTAAAAATTAATTATGCAAAAGATATTAATACGTTTGCAGTTTATTTAAGAACTAAAGAAAAAGGCCCTTTTTGGGTTCATTCAAATAATATTCAGCGTGGTTTACGTTTGAGCTTTATCCATATTAGAGATGACCTATACTTTTATAAAGGGTATTTAATAGATGGTGATACAAGCGCTGAGCTTATTGTTTCACATGGAAATAGGACTTCAGTGATAGAAGTTAATTCAGGACAAACGAGTTATCTTACTCATTAA
- a CDS encoding NAD+ synthase, translating into MQIVIHQTDHTIGNFTQIYKYIENLVHSQDFQNKIHIFPETYLTGYPLQDLVLQKTFIREYHELLDALKQLFSKIKFEDQTALLIGGIRYDFDEKTQIPSHIYNVIFEVTKDANLNDIYKKCLLPAYDIFDETKYYTPGDSATIWSLGDYNFGLLICEDMWHSKQYSIDPLQLLMDKAQGKFLNGVINLSASPWNIEKEQKRLKRASEISKVFNVPFYYVNKVGAEDEIIFDGASFVVNETTVVAKAKSFVSDVMEVEVGPAVEMKNLGDAPQGAHSWESLFGPQIEETANGARLRPLTEENLDAILGAINLGLQDYAKKCGMNKFLVALSGGIDSALVLTLVKLFLRPGQEVEAIYMPSKFSAGLSWEISEELCKNLGVKLHNVPIKFLHSSVQNLFQDSLDPLTGLADENIQSRLRGALLYARSNQTGAMVINTSNKSEIAVGYSTLYGDSVGALSILGDLYKSEVFALSRHINKNFNNIIPAAVIERPPSAELREEQKDEDSLPPYDTLDMILESYLSYRYDMEDLLKLGLNKTEVERVIKLILNSEYKRQQFCPILKLKDKSFGFGRRVPICKKVDFNLV; encoded by the coding sequence ATGCAAATAGTCATTCATCAAACTGATCACACCATTGGCAACTTTACACAAATTTACAAATACATAGAGAATCTCGTTCATTCTCAGGACTTTCAAAACAAAATTCACATCTTCCCAGAAACGTATTTAACAGGCTATCCGCTTCAAGATTTAGTTCTACAAAAAACATTTATTCGCGAATATCACGAATTACTTGATGCCCTTAAGCAATTATTTTCTAAGATCAAATTTGAGGATCAAACAGCTCTTCTAATTGGCGGAATTCGCTATGACTTTGATGAAAAAACACAGATCCCTTCACATATCTACAATGTGATATTTGAGGTCACAAAAGATGCCAACCTGAATGATATTTATAAGAAATGTCTTCTGCCAGCGTACGATATTTTTGACGAAACAAAATACTATACACCTGGAGACTCTGCGACAATTTGGAGTCTTGGTGACTATAACTTTGGTCTATTAATCTGTGAGGATATGTGGCACTCGAAACAGTATTCGATAGACCCACTTCAACTCCTTATGGATAAAGCTCAAGGTAAATTTCTAAATGGTGTTATCAACTTAAGTGCTTCACCTTGGAATATTGAAAAGGAGCAAAAGCGCCTAAAGCGTGCAAGCGAGATATCGAAAGTCTTCAATGTGCCTTTTTACTATGTCAATAAAGTTGGAGCAGAAGATGAGATCATCTTTGATGGTGCTAGTTTTGTTGTTAATGAAACGACTGTTGTGGCCAAGGCAAAGTCTTTTGTTTCGGATGTGATGGAAGTTGAAGTAGGGCCAGCAGTAGAAATGAAAAATCTTGGAGATGCACCTCAAGGTGCCCACTCTTGGGAGTCTCTATTTGGTCCTCAGATAGAAGAAACTGCAAATGGAGCAAGGCTAAGACCTCTTACAGAAGAAAATTTAGATGCTATTTTAGGAGCAATTAATTTAGGTCTTCAGGACTATGCCAAAAAATGTGGTATGAATAAATTCCTAGTGGCCCTTTCTGGAGGGATTGACTCTGCACTTGTTCTAACACTAGTGAAATTATTCCTTCGCCCAGGTCAAGAAGTTGAGGCCATTTACATGCCTTCTAAGTTCTCAGCAGGACTTAGCTGGGAAATTAGTGAGGAGCTATGTAAGAATCTTGGTGTGAAGCTTCACAATGTACCAATCAAGTTTCTTCACTCATCAGTGCAAAACTTATTCCAAGACTCTCTAGACCCTTTAACAGGGCTAGCTGATGAAAATATACAGTCTCGTTTAAGAGGGGCACTACTCTATGCTCGCTCAAATCAGACAGGAGCAATGGTAATCAATACTTCTAATAAATCAGAAATTGCTGTTGGCTACTCGACTCTATATGGTGACTCAGTAGGTGCCTTAAGCATTCTTGGGGATCTGTATAAAAGTGAAGTATTTGCTCTTTCAAGACATATTAATAAAAACTTTAATAATATCATTCCAGCGGCTGTAATCGAACGCCCTCCAAGTGCGGAGCTTAGGGAAGAACAAAAAGATGAAGATTCTTTACCTCCATACGATACCCTCGATATGATATTGGAATCATACCTTTCTTATCGCTACGATATGGAAGATCTTCTTAAGCTTGGGTTAAACAAAACTGAAGTTGAAAGAGTCATCAAACTAATATTAAATAGTGAGTATAAAAGGCAGCAGTTCTGTCCTATTTTGAAACTTAAAGATAAAAGCTTTGGTTTTGGGAGACGCGTGCCGATATGTAAGAAGGTTGATTTTAATTTAGTCTAA
- a CDS encoding amino acid permease, with protein sequence MKKLERNLGLSSVISISIASMLGSGIFVLPGLAFEVTGPYVWISYLLAGLCVLPAALSKSELATAMPASGGTYIYIERTFGPMAGTIAGLGLWISLLLKAAFALMGFGAYLGAISSGVDLKNFALILTAIITLLNIVGVGKVSGLLIAVVILSTIGLTVLNIGTLSTAQVITGIPFSFTHIDTILAAAGLVFISYAGVTKVAAIAEEIKTPEKNLPRGILLSLLIVTLLYCVTTLALAKYLPLEQLKNNLRPIYTLAYEFGGKNFGLVMAILAILTMTSMANAGLLAASRFPFAMSRDHLIPRLFGHLHRKFLTPVWSILASGLVIACAIYFLNIAKIAKLASAFILTIYMIENIAVIALRETHIQWYKPTYKSPLYPYVQIFGILSTLYLLVMMKDLAVIGLVSISVPGILIYLFYAKGRVNRKGVLGIRGKRTDLVNEAQFPAPAMSEKLSLDQDANVVVALIGNERSPEMLIDMGTSLAGGENIEVAHLTEAPEQTDLNDFTDEDPKLRSLRRRVIAMAIEKTTPINFDPIVTHDLSKSIFEIGQRLHCNWLFMEWKGRLRDTFTTQSPVAWLRSHLNCHLVIFRDNGVRYMRKIMVLIDQNSNDVTLIQAAQQIAEAHKAEITFIYLTDKDLTIEETSQVEKYIRLISGDMNVRTTGHIIKYHDKVDTLETITVEYDLLVFNSNKKHRWFHVFGTQDDQIMAKASCSVLGIHTGNAN encoded by the coding sequence TTGAAGAAACTTGAAAGAAACTTAGGACTCTCGTCAGTTATCTCTATCAGTATTGCCTCAATGCTTGGATCAGGGATCTTTGTTCTTCCAGGACTCGCATTTGAAGTAACAGGCCCATATGTTTGGATCTCATACTTACTAGCTGGACTTTGCGTTCTTCCGGCCGCTCTATCTAAGTCTGAACTTGCCACGGCCATGCCAGCTTCAGGTGGTACATATATCTATATAGAAAGAACATTTGGCCCTATGGCCGGAACAATTGCAGGTCTTGGCCTTTGGATCTCGCTGCTTCTTAAAGCAGCTTTCGCATTAATGGGTTTTGGTGCCTATCTAGGGGCCATTAGCTCAGGAGTTGACTTAAAAAACTTTGCCCTTATTCTAACGGCCATCATCACACTCCTTAATATTGTTGGTGTTGGTAAAGTCAGTGGATTACTGATTGCCGTCGTCATTCTTTCGACAATAGGCTTAACAGTTTTAAATATTGGAACCCTTTCAACGGCCCAGGTTATTACAGGGATTCCATTTTCGTTTACACATATTGATACGATCTTAGCAGCAGCTGGTCTTGTTTTCATTTCATACGCGGGTGTAACTAAAGTTGCAGCAATTGCGGAAGAGATAAAGACGCCAGAAAAGAATCTCCCAAGAGGTATTCTTCTGTCACTTTTAATTGTGACACTTCTTTACTGTGTTACAACACTTGCCCTAGCTAAATACTTACCACTAGAGCAACTCAAAAATAATTTAAGACCAATCTATACCCTAGCATATGAATTTGGTGGGAAAAATTTCGGTCTGGTTATGGCGATTTTGGCCATTCTAACGATGACTTCAATGGCAAACGCAGGCCTTTTAGCAGCTTCTCGTTTCCCTTTTGCCATGAGCCGTGATCACCTTATCCCAAGGCTATTTGGACATCTTCATCGAAAATTTCTTACACCAGTATGGAGTATTTTGGCCTCAGGACTTGTCATCGCCTGTGCCATCTACTTTTTAAATATTGCTAAGATCGCTAAGCTTGCTTCAGCATTCATTCTAACAATTTACATGATTGAAAATATTGCTGTTATCGCTCTAAGAGAAACACATATCCAATGGTATAAACCGACTTACAAATCACCACTATATCCGTACGTCCAAATTTTCGGAATTCTTTCAACTCTATACTTACTTGTAATGATGAAAGACTTGGCCGTGATTGGGCTGGTTTCAATTTCAGTTCCAGGAATTTTGATTTATCTCTTCTACGCTAAAGGACGTGTTAACCGAAAAGGAGTTCTTGGTATCAGAGGAAAGAGAACGGACCTAGTAAATGAGGCCCAATTTCCTGCTCCAGCAATGTCGGAAAAATTAAGTCTTGATCAAGACGCTAATGTTGTCGTGGCCCTCATTGGAAATGAACGATCACCAGAGATGCTCATTGATATGGGGACATCACTTGCGGGTGGAGAAAATATTGAAGTTGCTCACCTGACAGAGGCACCTGAGCAAACTGATCTTAATGACTTTACTGATGAAGACCCAAAACTTAGGTCTTTAAGACGTCGAGTTATTGCCATGGCCATTGAGAAGACAACACCAATTAACTTTGATCCAATTGTTACCCACGATCTATCAAAATCAATCTTTGAAATTGGCCAAAGACTACACTGTAATTGGCTATTCATGGAGTGGAAAGGACGCCTACGTGATACATTCACAACACAAAGTCCCGTAGCATGGCTAAGGTCTCATTTAAATTGTCACCTCGTTATCTTTAGAGACAATGGTGTGAGGTATATGAGAAAGATTATGGTTTTAATTGACCAAAACTCAAATGATGTCACACTAATTCAGGCGGCCCAACAAATTGCAGAGGCCCATAAAGCAGAGATCACATTTATCTACTTAACCGACAAAGACCTTACAATTGAAGAGACCTCACAAGTTGAGAAGTATATTCGCCTTATTAGTGGTGATATGAATGTTAGAACAACTGGACACATTATAAAGTATCACGACAAAGTCGATACTCTAGAAACGATTACAGTTGAATATGACCTGCTCGTTTTCAACTCAAATAAGAAGCATCGTTGGTTTCATGTCTTTGGTACACAAGATGACCAAATTATGGCAAAGGCTTCATGTTCAGTTCTTGGGATTCATACAGGAAACGCGAATTAA
- the tyrS gene encoding tyrosine--tRNA ligase produces the protein MNFFEELEARGIVNQYSHEELKEILNDKKISFYCGYDPTARSLQLGNLFAVVTMMRLQRQGHKPYVLVGGATGMIGDPSGKSDERNLQSEDQVLQNLEGQKAQLQKLLDFEGENAATMVNNIDWIGKFSFLEFLRDVGKRFRVGEMLAKDSVKSRISSEAGISYTEFTYQVIQGYDFAHLNKEYDVSLQIGGADQWGNMTAGMDLTRKMHQKPAFCMTIPLLTDSNGKKFGKSEGGAIYLDPTMTSPYKMYQFLLNSDDSSVIRYLKTLTFLTLEEIAEYEKLVETEPHLRAAQKRLAEEIVSLVHGKEGIEAAQKATDFFFGKVIENTTDVELAGIFDDVPSIELEKSQLGEITYLDMLAATPLFKSKGEARKMVTQNGVAINNIKNANVDHVITTSDLASESCLILKKGKKNYCVVKFV, from the coding sequence ATGAATTTTTTTGAAGAATTAGAAGCAAGAGGAATTGTTAATCAATACTCACACGAAGAGTTGAAAGAAATTTTAAATGATAAGAAAATTTCATTCTATTGTGGTTACGATCCAACGGCAAGATCTCTTCAATTAGGGAATTTGTTTGCAGTTGTTACAATGATGCGTCTTCAAAGACAAGGTCACAAGCCTTACGTTCTAGTTGGTGGTGCAACAGGAATGATTGGTGATCCTTCTGGGAAAAGTGATGAGAGAAATCTTCAATCAGAAGATCAAGTTCTTCAAAACCTTGAAGGTCAAAAGGCACAGCTTCAAAAGCTATTAGATTTTGAAGGTGAGAATGCGGCCACAATGGTTAACAATATTGACTGGATTGGAAAGTTTTCATTCCTCGAGTTTCTAAGAGATGTTGGTAAGAGATTTCGTGTTGGTGAAATGCTTGCAAAGGACTCTGTAAAGTCGAGAATTAGCTCAGAAGCTGGAATTAGCTATACTGAGTTCACATACCAAGTTATTCAAGGTTATGACTTTGCTCACCTGAATAAAGAATATGATGTAAGCTTACAAATTGGTGGAGCAGATCAGTGGGGGAATATGACTGCAGGAATGGATCTTACTCGTAAGATGCACCAGAAGCCTGCATTTTGTATGACAATTCCACTTCTAACTGATTCCAATGGAAAGAAGTTTGGTAAGTCTGAAGGTGGAGCAATCTATCTTGACCCAACAATGACATCTCCATACAAGATGTACCAATTCCTACTTAATTCAGATGATTCTTCAGTAATTAGATATCTAAAAACTTTAACGTTTTTAACTTTAGAAGAAATTGCTGAATACGAGAAGTTAGTTGAAACAGAGCCTCATTTAAGAGCAGCACAAAAAAGACTGGCCGAAGAGATCGTAAGCTTAGTTCACGGTAAAGAAGGGATCGAAGCGGCACAGAAAGCAACAGACTTCTTCTTTGGTAAGGTTATTGAAAATACGACTGATGTAGAGTTAGCGGGTATTTTTGATGATGTTCCTTCGATTGAGCTTGAAAAATCGCAATTAGGTGAAATTACTTACTTAGATATGCTTGCTGCAACTCCTTTGTTTAAATCAAAGGGAGAGGCAAGAAAAATGGTCACTCAAAACGGTGTTGCCATCAATAACATTAAGAATGCTAATGTTGATCACGTGATAACTACCTCAGATTTGGCAAGTGAGTCTTGCTTAATTCTAAAGAAGGGGAAGAAGAATTATTGTGTGGTAAAATTCGTTTAG
- a CDS encoding barstar family protein, which translates to MRREIELNSNGLDTLDDYLVECGRLFDFPSFYTNNIDELYEFIQTYTDKNLSLYWSNTKDAQNKLGQDFYRLKEVFDLISSQYSEFRFYVNE; encoded by the coding sequence ATGCGCAGAGAAATTGAATTAAATTCCAACGGACTTGATACACTTGATGATTACTTAGTTGAGTGCGGCCGCTTATTTGATTTCCCAAGTTTCTATACGAATAATATCGACGAACTCTACGAATTTATCCAAACTTATACTGATAAAAACTTAAGTTTATATTGGTCAAATACAAAAGATGCGCAAAATAAATTAGGCCAAGATTTCTATCGTTTAAAAGAAGTTTTTGACTTGATTAGTTCACAATATAGCGAATTTCGATTTTATGTTAATGAGTAA
- the gltX gene encoding glutamate--tRNA ligase: MTVRVRFAPSPTGYLHIGGARTALYSYLFAKANGGKYILRIEDTDLERSKREYEEAQIADLKWMGIEHDEGPDKGGDFGPYRQSERLDIYKDIAWDFINRGLAYPCFLTSIELERLTEKAASENKDPHAYHGQYRDLDPAEAKKRVDAGEEYVIRFKNPGKTWEFTDLVKGHVKFPENMVGDFVILRANGMPVYNFCCVVDDAKMEMTHVFRAEEHLNNTCRQLMIYDAMGVTPPQFGHVSLLIGHDRQKLSKRHGATSVTQYKDQGYLPAALANYLCLLGWSHPEETDIFDVNELGNKFGYERFSKSSAMYDIQKLNFFNEQWLRKLDDKDIAAGFDRFIAEGSEYHKQDEAWKIKFAGLMKEKVQLFSNINEHLPIFFDAGVDADPQYEEAISWETTPQIKEYLKAQLADQTTNVTEDQVGEWMDYLKKELKIKGKPLFMGTRVCLTGRAHGPDLKTVVALTPVSIIKERLA; this comes from the coding sequence ATGACTGTTCGTGTTCGTTTTGCACCTTCTCCAACTGGCTACCTTCACATCGGTGGCGCTCGTACTGCTCTTTATAGCTACCTTTTTGCTAAGGCAAATGGTGGAAAATATATCTTAAGAATTGAAGATACTGACCTTGAAAGATCAAAGCGTGAGTATGAAGAAGCGCAAATTGCTGACCTTAAATGGATGGGAATCGAGCATGATGAAGGTCCTGATAAGGGTGGAGACTTTGGTCCATACCGTCAGTCTGAAAGACTTGATATTTATAAAGACATTGCTTGGGATTTTATTAATCGTGGATTAGCTTATCCATGTTTCTTAACAAGTATTGAATTAGAGCGATTAACTGAAAAAGCAGCAAGTGAAAATAAAGACCCACATGCTTATCACGGACAGTATCGTGACCTTGATCCAGCAGAAGCTAAGAAGAGAGTTGATGCAGGCGAGGAATATGTAATACGTTTTAAAAACCCAGGAAAAACTTGGGAGTTTACTGATCTTGTAAAAGGTCACGTAAAGTTTCCTGAGAATATGGTTGGGGATTTCGTTATCTTAAGAGCAAACGGAATGCCTGTTTATAACTTCTGCTGTGTTGTTGATGATGCAAAGATGGAGATGACTCACGTATTCCGTGCAGAAGAGCACTTAAACAATACATGTCGCCAGCTTATGATCTACGATGCAATGGGTGTGACACCTCCTCAGTTTGGTCACGTCTCACTACTTATTGGTCACGATCGTCAAAAGCTTTCGAAGCGCCATGGGGCAACTTCGGTTACTCAGTATAAGGATCAAGGTTATCTACCTGCGGCACTTGCAAATTACCTTTGTCTTCTTGGTTGGTCACATCCTGAAGAGACAGATATTTTTGATGTAAATGAACTTGGTAATAAATTTGGTTACGAAAGATTTTCTAAGTCTTCAGCAATGTATGACATTCAAAAGCTAAACTTCTTTAACGAGCAGTGGCTTAGAAAATTAGATGACAAAGATATTGCAGCTGGATTTGATCGCTTCATTGCTGAAGGAAGTGAATACCATAAGCAAGATGAAGCTTGGAAGATTAAGTTTGCAGGACTTATGAAAGAGAAGGTTCAGCTATTTAGCAATATTAATGAGCACCTGCCAATTTTCTTTGATGCTGGTGTCGATGCAGATCCACAATACGAAGAAGCGATTTCGTGGGAGACAACTCCACAGATTAAGGAATACCTAAAGGCACAACTAGCTGATCAGACAACTAATGTTACTGAAGATCAAGTTGGTGAGTGGATGGACTATTTAAAGAAAGAATTAAAAATAAAAGGGAAGCCACTATTTATGGGTACACGTGTATGTCTTACTGGACGCGCACATGGGCCAGATTTAAAGACTGTTGTGGCACTTACTCCAGTATCAATTATTAAAGAGAGACTAGCGTAA
- a CDS encoding outer membrane integrity protein, producing the protein MNKTFEKVMSSFDDVKAMVDNVITNKSVKEVEKNVMNFIGQVEKEARNVVDKDVRKVVLTLQKEKKKVEKFVDTTIQKEVKAAKKYLDGHIKDVQKLQKSLDKYLKDEMKKAKKTATKKVKEAEATIKKKAKTAKKVVKKNVAAKTAAAKKATTKKATTKKAAPKKAAAKKAAPKKAAPKKAAAKKAAPKKTAKKATRK; encoded by the coding sequence ATGAATAAGACTTTTGAAAAGGTAATGAGTTCTTTCGACGATGTAAAAGCAATGGTTGATAATGTTATTACAAATAAATCGGTAAAAGAAGTGGAAAAAAATGTAATGAACTTTATTGGTCAAGTTGAGAAAGAAGCTCGCAACGTTGTTGATAAAGACGTCAGAAAAGTTGTTCTCACACTTCAGAAAGAAAAGAAAAAAGTTGAAAAATTTGTGGACACAACAATTCAAAAAGAAGTTAAAGCCGCAAAGAAATATCTCGATGGACACATCAAAGATGTTCAAAAGCTTCAAAAGAGCCTTGATAAATATCTAAAAGATGAAATGAAAAAGGCCAAGAAGACGGCAACTAAAAAAGTGAAAGAAGCCGAGGCAACAATTAAGAAGAAGGCCAAAACGGCCAAGAAAGTAGTTAAGAAAAATGTTGCTGCTAAAACAGCGGCGGCAAAGAAAGCTACAACAAAAAAGGCAACGACAAAGAAAGCTGCTCCTAAGAAAGCCGCTGCAAAAAAAGCTGCCCCAAAGAAAGCCGCTCCTAAAAAAGCAGCTGCAAAAAAAGCGGCCCCAAAGAAAACGGCCAAGAAAGCTACACGTAAATAG
- the fliL gene encoding flagellar basal body-associated protein FliL yields the protein MTGRKLLDQLIIAFLLLTTMATVGVFVYTNVIYKKELPNSATEMQALKDDFKQINFPTTYVLDKITVNLDSATRRLRFLDVQINLVLFTQDDSQILDTIKPQIYDIIIDVAASIEPDELNSLSGKLIFEGRIKKRINQLAKKSVVKEVFYSKFVVQ from the coding sequence ATGACGGGAAGAAAATTACTTGATCAACTTATTATTGCATTCTTGCTACTGACAACGATGGCCACAGTTGGCGTCTTCGTTTACACCAATGTTATCTACAAAAAAGAGCTACCAAATAGTGCTACAGAAATGCAGGCGCTTAAAGATGACTTCAAACAAATCAATTTCCCAACAACTTATGTTCTAGATAAGATTACAGTCAACCTAGACTCGGCAACTCGCCGTCTTAGATTTCTTGATGTACAAATCAACCTTGTCCTCTTCACTCAAGACGACTCTCAAATACTCGATACGATCAAACCACAAATTTATGACATCATTATTGATGTCGCAGCATCAATTGAACCTGATGAGCTAAACTCTCTTTCAGGGAAATTAATCTTTGAAGGACGAATCAAAAAACGTATCAATCAATTAGCAAAAAAGAGCGTCGTTAAAGAAGTATTTTATTCAAAATTCGTTGTTCAATAA